One Mycobacterium sp. SMC-4 DNA window includes the following coding sequences:
- a CDS encoding SDR family NAD(P)-dependent oxidoreductase, with the protein MAITASDILLTGRVAVVTGAGAGIGRGVAEGLAAFGATVAVWERDPDTCAAAADAVGGLGVVLDVRDSAAVDAALQRTESELGTVSILVNNAGGTFGSTLLETTENGWDALYRSNLRHVLLCTQRVARRLVAADAPGSVINVTSIEGVRAAPGYAAYAAAKAGVINYTKTASFELAPHRIRVNALAPDLTMTEGLQSMATGDVDAGAAIPLGRAGHVDEIASAAVFLASDMAGYITGQTLHVDGGTEAAGGWYFHPDSGAPTLGPA; encoded by the coding sequence ATGGCCATCACTGCATCCGACATCCTGTTGACCGGACGCGTCGCCGTTGTCACCGGGGCAGGCGCGGGGATCGGCCGTGGAGTCGCCGAGGGGCTCGCAGCGTTCGGGGCCACGGTTGCGGTGTGGGAACGTGACCCCGACACATGTGCGGCAGCCGCCGATGCGGTCGGCGGTCTGGGCGTGGTGCTCGACGTTCGCGACAGTGCTGCCGTCGACGCCGCTCTGCAGCGCACCGAATCAGAGCTGGGCACCGTCTCCATTCTGGTCAACAACGCCGGTGGTACCTTCGGCTCCACACTGCTCGAAACCACCGAGAACGGCTGGGATGCGCTGTACCGCAGCAACCTTCGCCATGTCCTACTGTGCACCCAGCGGGTGGCGCGGCGGCTGGTGGCCGCCGATGCGCCGGGCAGCGTCATCAATGTCACCTCCATCGAGGGTGTGCGAGCTGCACCCGGGTACGCGGCGTACGCCGCCGCGAAAGCCGGCGTGATCAACTACACGAAGACGGCATCGTTCGAACTTGCTCCGCACCGGATCAGGGTCAATGCATTGGCCCCCGATCTGACCATGACCGAGGGATTGCAGTCCATGGCTACCGGGGACGTCGACGCCGGGGCTGCGATCCCGCTGGGCCGGGCCGGCCATGTCGACGAAATTGCCTCGGCCGCAGTCTTCCTGGCCTCGGACATGGCCGGCTACATCACCGGCCAGACGTTGCACGTCGACGGTGGCACCGAGGCTGCCGGCGGCTGGTACTTCCACCCCGACAGCGGGGCGCCGACGTTGGGGCCTGCCTAG
- a CDS encoding enoyl-CoA hydratase/isomerase family protein yields MAERPAPTAAERPTPEEIILYEKDPKTKIATITFNRPEFLNAPTSLARLRYADVLRAANADNDVKVVIIRGAGDNLGSGADLPEFMEGNDNPAARLAELRLEDDGVGEVTYPPKGTFRNGATISAWYANSQAGNRALQDFKKISIVEAKGYCYGWHFYQCADADLVISSDDALFGHPSFRYHGWGPRMWTWVQMMGLRKFQEMVFTGRPFTAAEMYDCNFLNKVVARDRLEAETQKYALACARNRPVDTVFQQKMFFEIFKQQQGEYMGSLLSAFFESMGNGVANDSDDDLDMFESIDSGLSAAVNDNDSKFPPEFRLSKRNRAKE; encoded by the coding sequence ATGGCTGAGCGGCCCGCGCCTACGGCCGCTGAGCGCCCCACGCCTGAGGAGATCATCCTCTACGAGAAGGACCCGAAGACCAAGATCGCCACCATCACGTTCAACCGGCCGGAGTTCCTCAACGCACCGACGTCGCTGGCGCGGCTGCGCTACGCCGACGTGCTGCGCGCAGCCAACGCCGACAACGACGTCAAGGTCGTGATCATCCGCGGCGCCGGGGACAACCTGGGTAGCGGTGCCGACCTCCCGGAGTTCATGGAGGGCAACGACAATCCGGCGGCCCGGTTGGCCGAACTGCGGTTGGAGGATGACGGCGTCGGTGAGGTCACCTATCCGCCGAAGGGGACGTTCCGCAACGGCGCCACCATCAGCGCCTGGTACGCCAACTCTCAGGCCGGCAACCGCGCCCTGCAGGACTTCAAGAAGATCAGCATCGTCGAGGCCAAGGGCTATTGCTACGGTTGGCACTTCTACCAGTGCGCCGACGCCGATCTGGTGATTTCGTCCGACGACGCGTTGTTCGGGCACCCGTCGTTCCGGTATCACGGCTGGGGCCCCCGGATGTGGACCTGGGTGCAGATGATGGGGTTGCGCAAGTTCCAGGAGATGGTGTTCACCGGCCGGCCTTTCACCGCTGCCGAGATGTACGACTGCAACTTTCTGAACAAGGTGGTCGCCCGCGACCGGCTGGAAGCCGAGACCCAAAAGTACGCGCTGGCCTGCGCTCGAAACAGACCGGTGGACACCGTGTTCCAGCAAAAGATGTTCTTCGAGATCTTCAAGCAGCAGCAGGGCGAGTACATGGGCAGCCTGTTATCGGCGTTCTTCGAGTCGATGGGCAACGGGGTGGCCAACGACAGCGACGACGACCTCGACATGTTCGAGTCCATCGACAGCGGACTGTCGGCCGCGGTCAACGACAACGACAGCAAGTTCCCGCCGGAGTTCCGGCTGAGCAAGCGCAACCGGGCCAAGGAGTAG
- a CDS encoding phosphotransferase: protein MTSVLAQHFPGAEVGDVRVVLRDDGTNRRARLGLSYSAGTGPATVFAKAVDPAHADLVELTSGLYHEPRLFTSGAVLPLDHPAVYAAIIDEDRRDFLMVMEDVVGRGADPRDSTRPLTVEQAATGVRGLARVHARYWGDRLTGDPALSWVEPFVAFEGLEYAPLHIAHERLGDTVAREVLALSGTELFVDIWARYIGTLTESAATLLHGDPHIGNTYVAPDDSPAGETVGFLDWQMVRRGNFSLDLGYFLQGALTIEDRRRSERDLLDAYHDALELPAAEMPGREEIWLRYRASVAHGLAIWMATLSGGDAWQGADICLALAQRYGAAFVDLKTVEALNEICS from the coding sequence ATGACTTCCGTGCTTGCCCAACATTTTCCGGGAGCGGAAGTCGGTGACGTGCGGGTCGTGCTACGCGACGACGGAACCAACCGTCGAGCCCGCCTCGGCCTGAGCTACTCGGCCGGCACTGGACCGGCGACGGTATTCGCGAAGGCTGTTGATCCCGCGCACGCCGACCTCGTGGAATTGACCAGTGGGCTGTACCACGAGCCGAGGCTGTTCACCTCGGGCGCGGTGCTGCCGCTGGATCATCCCGCGGTCTACGCCGCGATCATCGACGAAGACCGTCGTGACTTCCTGATGGTCATGGAAGACGTGGTGGGACGAGGCGCCGACCCACGCGACTCCACCCGTCCCCTCACCGTCGAGCAGGCCGCCACCGGCGTGCGGGGACTGGCCCGGGTGCACGCCCGGTACTGGGGCGACCGGCTGACCGGCGACCCCGCGCTGTCCTGGGTGGAGCCGTTTGTCGCGTTCGAGGGCCTGGAGTACGCCCCGCTGCACATCGCCCACGAACGCCTCGGCGACACCGTCGCGCGCGAGGTGCTGGCATTGAGCGGTACCGAACTGTTCGTCGACATCTGGGCCCGTTACATCGGTACGCTGACCGAGTCGGCCGCCACCCTGCTGCACGGCGACCCACACATCGGCAACACGTATGTGGCGCCGGATGATTCACCGGCAGGCGAAACGGTCGGATTCCTGGACTGGCAAATGGTCCGTCGGGGCAACTTCTCGTTGGATCTCGGTTATTTCCTACAAGGCGCGTTGACCATCGAGGATCGCCGGCGCAGCGAACGCGACCTGCTCGACGCGTACCACGACGCGTTGGAGCTGCCCGCCGCCGAGATGCCCGGACGGGAGGAGATCTGGCTGCGCTACCGCGCCTCGGTGGCGCACGGCCTGGCGATCTGGATGGCAACTCTCTCCGGCGGTGATGCGTGGCAAGGCGCCGACATCTGTCTGGCTCTGGCGCAGCGCTACGGCGCGGCGTTCGTCGACTTGAAGACCGTTGAGGCTCTGAACGAGATCTGTAGCTGA
- a CDS encoding wax ester/triacylglycerol synthase family O-acyltransferase: MKRLNGMDAMLLYSETPNVHTHTLKVAVIDATGYDGEYGFDAFRRTIARRLHLLDPLRYRLIDIPWRMHHPMWLPDCPVDLDYHLRRVAVPAPGGRRELDQVIGEVASTPLDRSKPLWEFHFAEGMADNRFALIGKVHHTLADGVASANLLARLMDLAGPVQDEREEAPESCEPPSRGQLLREAQLDHVKNVAELPGLMVDTVRGLSRLRRRAKERRANPDLAKPFNAPPTFLNHVVSPVRTFATATLSLAEVKETAKHLGVTFNDIVLAMAAGGLRELLLRYDGRADRPLLATVPISTDRSADRVTGNEIGGLMVSVPVHVDDPAQRVRLTAEATSRAKENNELLGPTLQARFLEYLPPPLAPSLFRVQAKRADHNRLMNVAISNVPGPRQRGHIGGAPVSEIYSVGVLSAGSAFNMTVWSYVDQVDIAVLSDDRTFADTHEATDAMVHAFDELRSACGLPRAATVASAMAPAACRS; encoded by the coding sequence ATGAAGCGGCTCAACGGCATGGACGCGATGCTGTTGTACAGCGAGACACCCAATGTGCACACCCATACGCTCAAAGTCGCGGTCATCGACGCCACCGGGTACGACGGCGAATACGGGTTCGACGCGTTCCGCCGCACCATCGCGCGTCGTCTGCATCTGCTCGACCCGCTGCGCTACCGGCTCATCGACATCCCCTGGCGGATGCACCACCCGATGTGGTTACCCGACTGCCCGGTGGACCTCGACTACCACCTGCGGCGCGTCGCGGTACCAGCCCCGGGCGGGCGCCGCGAACTCGACCAGGTCATCGGGGAAGTTGCCAGCACCCCGCTGGATCGCAGTAAACCGTTGTGGGAGTTCCATTTCGCAGAGGGTATGGCCGACAACCGTTTCGCGCTGATCGGCAAGGTGCACCATACTCTGGCCGATGGTGTGGCCTCGGCGAACCTGTTGGCGCGGCTGATGGACCTGGCCGGGCCGGTCCAGGACGAGCGCGAGGAAGCACCCGAGTCGTGTGAACCACCGAGCCGAGGGCAACTGCTCAGAGAGGCCCAGCTCGACCACGTCAAGAACGTCGCCGAGTTGCCGGGACTGATGGTCGACACCGTGCGCGGACTGTCTCGACTGCGGCGGCGCGCCAAAGAGCGTCGCGCCAATCCAGATCTGGCCAAACCCTTCAACGCGCCACCCACTTTCCTCAACCACGTGGTGTCTCCGGTACGCACCTTCGCCACGGCGACGCTGTCGTTGGCCGAGGTGAAGGAGACCGCCAAACACTTGGGCGTCACCTTCAACGACATCGTGCTGGCGATGGCGGCCGGTGGCCTGCGCGAACTGTTGCTTCGTTACGACGGCCGCGCTGACCGGCCGTTGTTGGCCACCGTCCCGATCAGCACGGACAGGTCCGCCGACCGGGTCACCGGCAACGAGATCGGCGGCCTGATGGTCTCGGTGCCGGTGCACGTCGACGATCCGGCGCAGCGGGTTCGGCTCACGGCGGAGGCCACCAGCCGAGCCAAGGAGAACAACGAGCTTCTCGGACCGACGCTGCAGGCCAGGTTCCTGGAGTATCTGCCACCCCCGCTGGCACCGTCGCTGTTCCGGGTTCAGGCCAAGCGCGCCGACCACAACCGCTTGATGAATGTGGCGATCTCCAACGTTCCCGGTCCACGCCAACGGGGCCATATCGGTGGCGCGCCGGTCAGCGAAATCTATTCCGTCGGTGTTCTTTCGGCCGGAAGCGCGTTCAACATGACGGTGTGGAGCTATGTCGACCAAGTCGACATAGCGGTGCTCTCCGACGACCGCACCTTCGCCGACACGCACGAGGCCACCGACGCGATGGTGCACGCCTTCGACGAACTGCGCAGCGCCTGCGGACTACCACGTGCGGCGACGGTGGCCTCCGCGATGGCACCGGCAGCCTGCCGCAGCTAG
- the fadD12 gene encoding acyl-CoA ligase FadD12 — protein MRPDRYLRMGLAVRRAGLTATVGFATAAQRCPDRPGIIDERGTLTWKQLDDRCDALAVALQQSEPTTVAVMCRNHRGFVEALVAANRTGADVLLLNTSFAGPAMAEVIEREGADVVIYDEEFTETVDRALRDVTGATRVLAWVDTPGGATPTVDALIEAHLGQRPQRSGRNSDIILLTSGTTGTPKGAKRSTGSGGAGDLKAVLDRVPWRAEEPIVIAAPMFHAWGFSQLLFAALLACPIITRRRFDPEATLEMVDRHRATGLAVVPVMFDRIMDLPASVRNRYSGKSLRFATASGSRMRPDVVISFMNQFGDVIYNNYNATEAGMIATATPEDLRAAPDTAGRPADGTEIRILDADFNEVPAGQTGQIFVRSGTLFDGYTSGKTKDFHDGFMASGDMGYLDQTGRLFVVGRDDEMIVSGGENVYPIEVENTLIDHPGVSEATVLGVDDDQYGQRLAAFVVLAGSQTAQPSVDDLKQHVRDNLANYKVPRDITILPELPRGSTGKILRNELRELS, from the coding sequence ATGCGGCCCGACCGCTATCTGCGCATGGGCTTGGCGGTGCGACGTGCGGGTCTGACGGCGACGGTGGGATTTGCCACGGCCGCACAGCGCTGTCCTGATCGTCCGGGCATCATCGACGAGCGGGGCACCTTGACCTGGAAGCAGCTCGATGACCGCTGTGACGCGTTGGCGGTGGCGCTGCAACAGTCCGAACCCACGACGGTGGCCGTGATGTGCCGCAATCACCGCGGCTTTGTCGAGGCGCTGGTCGCGGCCAACCGCACCGGCGCCGACGTACTGTTGCTCAACACGTCGTTTGCCGGTCCGGCAATGGCCGAGGTGATCGAGCGCGAAGGCGCCGACGTGGTCATCTACGACGAGGAGTTCACCGAGACCGTCGACCGGGCGCTGCGCGATGTCACCGGCGCCACCCGGGTGCTGGCGTGGGTGGACACCCCCGGTGGCGCGACGCCCACCGTGGACGCACTGATCGAGGCTCACCTCGGACAGCGGCCGCAGCGCAGCGGCCGGAACAGCGACATCATCCTGTTGACCTCCGGCACCACCGGTACCCCCAAAGGTGCCAAACGCTCGACGGGCAGCGGTGGGGCCGGTGACCTCAAAGCCGTTCTCGACCGGGTTCCATGGCGCGCGGAGGAGCCCATCGTGATCGCGGCTCCGATGTTCCATGCCTGGGGGTTCTCGCAGCTGCTGTTCGCCGCACTGCTGGCCTGCCCGATCATCACCCGGCGCAGATTCGATCCGGAAGCCACGCTGGAAATGGTCGACCGGCATCGGGCCACCGGCCTGGCCGTCGTCCCGGTGATGTTCGACCGCATCATGGACCTCCCCGCGAGCGTCCGAAACCGTTACAGCGGAAAGTCTTTGCGATTCGCCACGGCATCGGGTTCCCGGATGCGGCCAGACGTTGTCATCTCGTTCATGAATCAGTTCGGCGACGTCATCTACAACAATTACAACGCGACCGAGGCCGGCATGATCGCCACTGCTACGCCGGAGGATCTGCGGGCGGCGCCCGACACTGCTGGTCGGCCCGCCGACGGCACCGAGATCCGCATCCTCGATGCGGACTTCAACGAGGTTCCCGCCGGGCAAACGGGGCAGATCTTCGTCCGCAGCGGCACGCTGTTCGACGGCTACACCTCCGGAAAAACCAAGGATTTCCACGACGGGTTCATGGCGTCGGGCGACATGGGTTACCTCGACCAGACCGGTCGCCTGTTCGTGGTGGGGCGTGATGACGAGATGATTGTCTCCGGTGGCGAGAATGTGTACCCGATCGAAGTGGAGAACACCCTGATCGACCATCCAGGCGTGTCCGAGGCGACTGTGCTGGGTGTCGACGACGATCAGTACGGTCAACGACTGGCGGCTTTCGTGGTGCTGGCCGGATCGCAAACCGCGCAGCCCTCTGTCGATGATCTCAAACAGCATGTCCGGGACAACCTGGCCAATTACAAAGTGCCGCGGGACATCACGATTCTGCCGGAACTGCCGCGGGGAAGCACCGGTAAGATCCTTCGCAACGAACTGCGCGAGCTGTCCTAG
- a CDS encoding NAD(P)-dependent oxidoreductase, which produces MAGTVLVTGGFGLVGSATVRRLTERGRRVIVADLGTEPNRKAAQRLPAGVTVKWVDLTDASQTARLVADAAPEAIIHLAAIIPPAIYKNRALARRVNVEATATLVDVAQAQPSPPRFVHASSNAVYGSRNPHRGMGPVTADTPMKHSDLYSAHKAEAETIVRNSSLEWVVLRLGGVLTVDPKAMALNLDALYFESTLPTDGRLHTVDVRDVAWAFAAATTADVAREILLIAGDDSHRVLQGDVGPALAGSRGLKGGLPTGRKGDPHSDDDWFVTDWMDTTRAQEALGFQHYSWPDMLAEAHRQAGPSRYVLRLAAPLVRAILTRRSAYRNQPGQYADPWAAIRRGLGDPSPDS; this is translated from the coding sequence ATGGCGGGAACGGTGCTGGTCACCGGCGGCTTCGGCCTGGTCGGTTCCGCGACCGTGCGGCGGCTGACCGAACGCGGTCGTCGGGTTATCGTGGCCGACCTCGGCACCGAGCCCAACCGCAAGGCTGCCCAGCGGTTGCCCGCGGGAGTCACCGTGAAGTGGGTTGACCTCACCGACGCTTCCCAAACCGCGCGACTGGTGGCAGATGCCGCGCCCGAGGCGATCATCCACCTCGCGGCCATCATCCCGCCGGCGATCTACAAGAACCGAGCACTGGCCCGCCGGGTCAACGTCGAAGCCACCGCCACCCTCGTCGACGTCGCCCAAGCCCAACCCAGTCCCCCGCGATTCGTGCACGCATCCAGCAACGCCGTGTACGGCTCGCGCAATCCGCACCGGGGCATGGGGCCGGTGACCGCCGACACGCCGATGAAGCACTCCGATCTCTACAGCGCGCACAAAGCCGAGGCCGAAACGATCGTGCGGAACTCGTCGCTGGAATGGGTGGTCCTTCGCCTCGGCGGCGTACTGACCGTCGACCCGAAGGCTATGGCCCTCAACCTCGACGCGTTGTACTTCGAGAGCACCCTGCCTACAGACGGGCGGTTGCACACCGTCGACGTCCGCGATGTCGCCTGGGCCTTCGCGGCGGCGACCACGGCGGACGTGGCGCGGGAGATCCTGTTGATCGCCGGTGACGATTCGCATCGCGTGCTGCAGGGTGACGTCGGACCGGCCCTGGCAGGCTCCAGGGGCCTCAAGGGCGGGCTGCCGACCGGACGCAAGGGTGACCCCCACAGCGACGACGACTGGTTCGTCACCGACTGGATGGACACCACCCGAGCGCAGGAAGCGCTGGGTTTTCAGCACTATTCGTGGCCGGACATGCTGGCCGAGGCACACCGGCAGGCCGGGCCCTCAAGGTATGTGTTACGCCTTGCGGCTCCGCTGGTCCGGGCGATCCTGACGCGGCGTTCGGCGTACCGGAACCAGCCCGGTCAATACGCCGACCCGTGGGCCGCGATCCGCCGTGGTCTGGGTGATCCTTCGCCGGATTCCTAG
- a CDS encoding lysophospholipid acyltransferase family protein — MSERAEMAKWDPGFTRQITNWVGPVIRRYFRAEVRGIESLPGAGGALVVSNHSGGMLTPDVLIFAPEFYGYFGFDRPLYTLGHQAIFVGPVGDLLRRAGVIEASRENAAHALRGGAVVLVFPGGDYDSYRPTMTANTIDFAGRTGYVRTAMESGVPIVPMVSIGAQETQIFLTRGDSLARRIGLTKLFRAEILPVSVGFPFGVSVFFPPNVPLPAKIVTQVLEPIDVHAEFGQDPDIDEVDRHVRSVMQTALDELAEQRRFPIVG, encoded by the coding sequence ATGTCCGAGCGCGCCGAGATGGCCAAGTGGGACCCCGGCTTCACCCGGCAGATCACCAACTGGGTGGGGCCGGTGATCAGGCGATACTTCCGCGCCGAAGTGCGCGGGATCGAATCGCTGCCCGGCGCGGGCGGCGCTCTGGTCGTGTCGAACCATTCGGGCGGAATGCTGACCCCCGATGTGCTGATCTTCGCGCCCGAGTTCTACGGCTATTTCGGTTTCGACCGGCCGCTGTACACGCTCGGGCACCAAGCGATTTTCGTGGGCCCCGTCGGCGACCTGTTGCGCCGTGCCGGGGTCATCGAAGCCAGCCGAGAAAACGCGGCGCACGCGCTGCGCGGTGGCGCGGTCGTGCTGGTGTTCCCTGGCGGTGATTACGACTCCTACCGGCCGACGATGACCGCCAACACAATCGACTTCGCCGGACGCACCGGATACGTCCGAACAGCGATGGAGTCGGGGGTGCCGATCGTGCCGATGGTGTCGATCGGTGCCCAGGAGACGCAGATTTTCCTGACGCGCGGCGATTCGTTGGCGCGCCGGATCGGACTGACGAAGCTGTTTCGGGCGGAGATCCTGCCGGTGAGCGTCGGATTCCCGTTCGGGGTGTCGGTGTTCTTCCCGCCCAACGTGCCGCTGCCGGCCAAGATCGTCACCCAGGTTCTCGAGCCGATCGACGTCCACGCCGAGTTCGGTCAGGACCCCGACATCGACGAAGTGGACCGCCACGTGCGCTCGGTCATGCAAACTGCACTCGACGAGTTGGCGGAACAGCGCCGATTCCCGATTGTGGGGTGA
- a CDS encoding CoA transferase: protein MSDSGLEPPITGYVVVDLSSGIAGNYCTKMLADAGATVVKVEPAQGDPLRQWSASGAPISDGADGALFSYLACSKHSVVAEPGTDGDFVDALLADADALIWSRGPGIAADPRFAPAAILQRHPHLTVTAITAFGLDGPWSNRAATEFTLQAWSGGIVGLGRGAPDRAPVYVGGQVGEYLAGAYASMATLASRLRGGGELVDLAMLETSILGLTYYPVSYFEMLGRPWRDARRLTVPGIARAKDGLVDIGCGTAQQWFDLCAMTGHVEWIDEESPLSITEQANEKAEELYAWVADQTVDEIRDLATAFRIPNAPVANGANVEGLDHFVARRSFVVNARDGFTQPGPPYRTTPPMLAPPLPAPRLGEHTEHYRSRRCSDGSRARTAATVSAPSRRDGLPFEGLRVVDMTTFWAGPSCTHLLAMLGADVIHVESTRHPDGTRLIAGIPVTEEQWWERSPIFSGLNTNKRGITLDLQSDIGRQLLKQLIATADIVVENFTPRVLESMGLTYEAVQAIKPDVIMVRMPGFGLDGPWRDNPAFAYVIEAAAGISWLTGYPDRNPFEPYSVGDPNAGIHACHAILVALEHRRRSGQGAMVEAAMVDAALSIAAEQVIEFSAYGALLERTGNRGPAAAPQNLYLSKDVDEFGRLDSWVAIAVATDAQWAGLRDALGNPSWAMAQELDDAQGRRVQHDQIDEHLGRWCGLRSADEIVETLWRNGVPVAKVLQPHRQAELDQLQARGFFESVQHPVNPATRHSTLPFTCSRGPDRIHTAAAPLLGQHNREVLGELGLSAHDIARLEADGVIGTTPVR from the coding sequence TTGTCTGACTCCGGGCTCGAGCCCCCGATTACCGGCTACGTCGTCGTCGACCTGTCCAGCGGGATCGCCGGCAACTACTGCACCAAGATGTTGGCCGATGCCGGTGCCACTGTCGTCAAAGTAGAGCCTGCACAGGGTGATCCGCTGCGGCAGTGGTCGGCCTCGGGCGCGCCGATCAGCGACGGCGCCGACGGCGCACTGTTCTCGTATCTGGCGTGCTCGAAACACAGCGTGGTCGCCGAGCCGGGTACCGACGGGGATTTCGTCGACGCGTTGCTCGCCGATGCGGACGCGCTGATCTGGTCGCGCGGGCCCGGCATCGCTGCGGATCCCCGATTTGCGCCGGCGGCGATCCTGCAGCGTCACCCGCATCTGACCGTCACCGCGATCACCGCGTTTGGCCTCGACGGGCCGTGGAGCAACCGTGCCGCAACGGAGTTCACCCTGCAAGCCTGGTCCGGCGGGATTGTCGGGCTGGGCCGCGGCGCCCCGGACCGGGCGCCGGTCTACGTCGGCGGTCAGGTAGGGGAGTACCTGGCCGGCGCCTACGCCAGCATGGCGACCCTGGCCTCGCGGCTGCGTGGCGGTGGGGAGCTGGTCGATCTGGCGATGTTGGAAACATCCATTCTGGGTCTGACCTACTACCCGGTGAGCTATTTCGAGATGCTGGGCCGGCCGTGGCGGGACGCGCGGCGGCTGACGGTGCCGGGTATTGCCCGAGCCAAGGACGGTCTCGTCGACATCGGTTGCGGCACCGCGCAGCAGTGGTTCGATCTGTGCGCGATGACCGGCCACGTCGAATGGATCGACGAGGAGTCGCCGCTGTCGATCACCGAACAGGCCAACGAGAAGGCCGAGGAGCTCTACGCGTGGGTCGCCGACCAGACCGTCGACGAGATCCGCGATCTGGCCACCGCGTTCCGCATTCCCAATGCCCCGGTGGCCAACGGCGCCAACGTCGAAGGGCTTGACCACTTCGTGGCGCGCCGCTCCTTCGTCGTCAACGCGCGGGACGGTTTCACCCAGCCCGGCCCTCCCTACCGCACCACGCCGCCGATGCTGGCGCCGCCGCTGCCCGCGCCGCGCCTGGGCGAGCACACCGAGCACTATCGCTCGCGAAGGTGCAGTGACGGTAGCCGGGCACGTACTGCGGCTACCGTGAGCGCACCCTCGCGGAGAGACGGGCTGCCGTTCGAGGGCCTGCGCGTCGTCGACATGACGACGTTCTGGGCCGGACCGAGTTGCACTCATCTGTTGGCCATGCTGGGTGCCGACGTGATTCACGTGGAGTCGACCCGCCATCCTGACGGCACCCGTCTCATTGCCGGGATTCCCGTCACCGAAGAACAGTGGTGGGAACGCTCACCGATTTTCTCCGGACTGAACACCAACAAGCGGGGCATCACGCTTGACCTGCAGAGTGACATCGGCCGGCAGCTGTTGAAGCAGCTGATCGCGACCGCTGACATCGTCGTGGAAAACTTCACGCCCCGCGTGTTGGAGAGTATGGGGCTGACCTACGAGGCGGTCCAAGCGATCAAGCCCGATGTGATCATGGTGCGCATGCCGGGATTCGGACTGGACGGCCCGTGGCGCGACAACCCGGCATTCGCCTACGTCATCGAGGCTGCCGCCGGGATCAGCTGGCTGACCGGGTATCCCGACCGCAACCCGTTCGAGCCGTACTCGGTCGGTGACCCCAACGCAGGAATTCACGCGTGTCACGCGATTCTGGTCGCGCTGGAGCACCGGCGACGGAGCGGGCAAGGAGCCATGGTCGAGGCGGCGATGGTCGACGCGGCGCTCAGCATCGCCGCTGAGCAGGTGATCGAATTCTCGGCTTACGGCGCGCTGCTGGAACGAACCGGCAACCGCGGACCGGCTGCGGCGCCGCAGAACCTTTACCTCAGTAAGGACGTCGACGAGTTCGGTCGCCTCGACAGCTGGGTCGCGATCGCCGTCGCAACCGACGCCCAATGGGCCGGGCTGCGCGACGCGTTGGGCAACCCGTCCTGGGCCATGGCCCAAGAGTTGGACGACGCACAGGGACGACGGGTGCAGCACGACCAGATCGACGAGCACCTCGGTCGGTGGTGCGGCCTGCGAAGCGCCGACGAGATCGTCGAGACGCTCTGGCGCAACGGAGTTCCGGTCGCCAAAGTGTTGCAGCCACATCGACAGGCCGAACTGGATCAACTGCAGGCACGGGGATTCTTCGAATCCGTACAGCATCCGGTCAACCCGGCGACCCGCCACAGCACACTACCGTTCACCTGCTCGCGCGGTCCGGATCGGATTCACACCGCGGCGGCTCCGCTTCTCGGCCAGCATAACCGCGAGGTGTTGGGTGAATTGGGGCTCAGTGCACATGACATCGCGCGGCTTGAAGCCGACGGTGTCATCGGGACCACGCCCGTCAGATAG